The segment CGTGCGTCGCCTCTTCGCTCGGCACGGGCACGGTGTGGAAGTGGTCGTAGACCCACAGCGATTCCCACGGACCGCGGTCGGCGTGCTGCGCGAGCTCGCGCATCACCCGCCACTGGTCGGCGGGATCGATGTCGACGAGGTCGTGGCGCCAGCCCTGGGGGATGAAGAGTCCGTATCGCACGGGCCTCAGCCTACGGGAGCGGCTCCAGTGCGGCATCCGACCGGGTGTCGTGACCGAGAGGAGCGGATGCCGCGAGCTCCGCGTCGGGGATGCGGCGACGGATCACCTCGATCGCGGTGGGGTTGTCGTCGACGAGCACCGCATCGCGTCCGAGGGATGCCGCGACCGCACCGGTCGTGCCGCTCCCGGCGAAGAAGTCGAGCACCCGATCGCCCGGCCGGCTCGAGGCCTGCACGATGCGGCGGAGGATCCCCTCGGGCTTCTGCGTCGGGTAGCCCGTCTTCTCCCGGCCGGTCGTGGGGACGATGGTGTGCCACCAGACATCCGTGGGGAGCTTGCCGCGCGCGGCCTTCTCGGGGGTGACGAGGCCGGGTGCCATGTACGGCTCACGGTCGACGCCGTCGGAGTCGAACCAGTAGCGATCGGGGTCCTTGACGTAGACGAGGATCGTGTCGTGCTTGGTGGGCCACCGGCGCCGCGTCTTCGCACCGTAGTCGTAGGCCCAGACGAGCTCGTTGAGGAAGTTCTCGCGGCCGAACAGGGCATCCATCAGCACCTTGGCGTAGTGCGCCTCGCGGAAGTCCAGGTGCAGGTACAGCGTGCCGTCGGGCGCGAGGAGGCGCCAGGCCTCCTCCAGCCGCGGTTCGAGGAACCCCCAGTAGTCGTCGAACCGGTCGTCGTAGGTGCGGAGGTCGCCGCGCAGCCGCTCATACTCGCGCCCGTGGAACCCCCGCCGCACGGCCCCGGCCCCGCCTCCCCCGCGAGAGTTGATCTGCGCGCCGAGAGCACGGGGCGACCCCGCATCCTCGGCACCCGGTTGCACTCTCGCCGGCAGGGTCGTGGCGCGGGCGCGCTCGACGCTGCGCTCGCGCATCCGTCCGGTGTTGAACGGCGGGTCGAGGTAGATGAGCGTGAAAGACCCGTCGGCGAAGGTGCGGGTCACCTCGAGGTTGTCACCGTGGTGGACGGTGACCGAGCCCCGC is part of the Microbacterium sp. ET2 genome and harbors:
- a CDS encoding DNA-methyltransferase, translating into MTSASPPAAPRGSVTVHHGDNLEVTRTFADGSFTLIYLDPPFNTGRMRERSVERARATTLPARVQPGAEDAGSPRALGAQINSRGGGGAGAVRRGFHGREYERLRGDLRTYDDRFDDYWGFLEPRLEEAWRLLAPDGTLYLHLDFREAHYAKVLMDALFGRENFLNELVWAYDYGAKTRRRWPTKHDTILVYVKDPDRYWFDSDGVDREPYMAPGLVTPEKAARGKLPTDVWWHTIVPTTGREKTGYPTQKPEGILRRIVQASSRPGDRVLDFFAGSGTTGAVAASLGRDAVLVDDNPTAIEVIRRRIPDAELAASAPLGHDTRSDAALEPLP